One part of the Tunicatimonas pelagia genome encodes these proteins:
- a CDS encoding DNA topoisomerase IV subunit B — MANNTATYNEDSIRSLDWREHIRLRPGMYIGKLGDGSSADDGIYVLLKEVIDNSIDEYVMGFGKTIEISITDHRVEVRDYGRGIPLGKVVDCVSKINTGGKYDSAAFQKSVGLNGVGTKAVNALSTYFKVQSFRDGKTKLAEFDRGDVIKDARIGKSDQKNGTSIVFEPDGKVFKNFHFRPQYIENQIWNYAFLNAGLTIIFNGKKFRSENGLKDLLEKKTKEESLRYPIIHLQGDDIEVALSHSDQYGEEYYSFVNGQYTTQGGTHLQAFREAIVETVRKHYNKQYDVQDIRNSIVAAVSVRVQEPVFESQTKTKLGSLNVAPKGPSMRQFVGDFIKQRLDNFLHRNKPVAEALEKRIKQSERERKEIAGIKKLANERAKKANLHNKKLRDCRIHLDDKHNGKGEDRRPDTMVFITEGDSASGSITKARDVQTQAVFSLRGKPLNCFSLTKKVVYENEEFNLLQHALNIEDGLDGLRYQKIIVATDADVDGMHIRLLLLTFFLQFFPDLVRQGHVFILETPLFRVRNKKETIYCYNEEEKQRAMEKLGSKPEITRFKGLGEISPDEFGQFIGEDIRLEPVLLDDETNTKKLLTFYMGKNTSNRQEFIIDRLRVEKDLVEEIV; from the coding sequence GTATGTACATTGGTAAGCTGGGTGATGGTTCTTCGGCCGATGATGGTATCTACGTACTACTGAAAGAAGTCATTGACAACAGTATTGATGAGTACGTGATGGGCTTTGGTAAAACCATTGAAATCAGCATTACCGACCATCGGGTAGAGGTGCGCGACTACGGGCGGGGCATTCCGCTCGGAAAAGTGGTAGATTGTGTTTCTAAAATTAACACCGGCGGTAAGTACGATTCGGCAGCGTTCCAAAAGTCGGTAGGGCTGAACGGAGTGGGAACTAAGGCCGTGAACGCGCTTTCTACCTACTTCAAGGTACAATCGTTCCGAGATGGAAAAACGAAACTCGCTGAGTTTGACCGAGGCGACGTTATAAAAGATGCCCGTATTGGTAAATCTGATCAGAAAAACGGAACCTCTATCGTCTTCGAACCCGACGGTAAGGTATTTAAGAATTTTCACTTCCGCCCGCAGTATATTGAAAATCAAATCTGGAACTACGCTTTTCTCAACGCTGGGCTTACCATTATTTTCAATGGGAAGAAGTTCCGCTCGGAAAATGGCTTAAAAGATCTGCTGGAAAAGAAAACCAAAGAAGAAAGCCTACGCTACCCTATCATTCACCTCCAGGGTGATGACATTGAAGTGGCTCTTTCTCATTCTGACCAGTACGGCGAAGAGTACTATTCCTTTGTCAACGGACAGTATACTACGCAAGGTGGAACCCACCTGCAAGCCTTCCGCGAAGCCATTGTAGAAACCGTGCGGAAGCACTACAACAAGCAGTATGATGTACAGGACATTCGCAACAGCATTGTGGCGGCAGTTTCAGTACGAGTGCAGGAACCGGTGTTTGAATCACAGACGAAGACCAAGCTAGGTTCACTCAATGTGGCTCCCAAAGGGCCATCAATGCGGCAGTTTGTGGGCGATTTTATTAAGCAACGGCTAGATAATTTTCTGCACCGCAATAAACCCGTAGCTGAGGCACTGGAAAAACGAATTAAACAGTCGGAACGGGAGCGCAAGGAAATTGCGGGTATCAAAAAGCTAGCCAACGAACGGGCTAAAAAAGCGAACTTACATAATAAGAAACTACGCGATTGTCGCATCCATTTGGACGATAAGCACAATGGCAAAGGAGAAGATCGTCGACCGGATACGATGGTGTTCATCACCGAGGGAGATTCGGCCAGTGGTTCTATCACCAAAGCCCGCGATGTGCAAACTCAGGCGGTGTTTAGTCTGCGGGGAAAACCACTAAACTGCTTCTCACTAACGAAGAAAGTGGTGTACGAAAATGAGGAGTTCAACCTGTTGCAACACGCTTTGAATATTGAGGATGGGCTAGACGGTTTGCGTTACCAAAAAATTATTGTAGCCACGGATGCCGACGTAGACGGAATGCATATTCGCTTGTTGCTGCTAACGTTCTTCTTGCAGTTCTTCCCCGATTTGGTACGGCAGGGGCACGTATTTATTCTAGAGACTCCGCTCTTCCGGGTTCGGAATAAAAAAGAAACCATTTATTGCTACAACGAAGAAGAAAAGCAACGAGCGATGGAAAAGCTGGGCAGCAAGCCCGAAATTACCCGATTTAAAGGTTTAGGTGAGATTTCTCCCGACGAGTTTGGGCAGTTTATTGGCGAAGACATTCGGCTAGAGCCAGTACTACTTGACGATGAAACCAACACCAAAAAGCTACTAACGTTTTACATGGGAAAGAACACCTCTAACCGCCAAGAGTTTATTATTGATAGACTGCGGGTAGAAAAGGATTTGGTGGAAGAGATAGTCTAA